From a region of the Xyrauchen texanus isolate HMW12.3.18 chromosome 47, RBS_HiC_50CHRs, whole genome shotgun sequence genome:
- the LOC127638699 gene encoding cyclin-D-binding Myb-like transcription factor 1 isoform X3 encodes MNPRDVPATVTLETVNSVTFTQDTEGNIILHCPQNDGEDLGSDEATELVHKRLRLSNDDTEDAQDSTSTEYSVVTVPSENITEGDESFEVTMTATEMKEGELEQDDHSQTRNKDTPGLQIAEDVSAVSQAWFTTKGDKDTLVNKGHKWKQGMWSKEEIDILMGNIDNYLKNRGIQDPAEIIFEMSKEERKDFYRSIAWGLNRPLFAVYRRVLRMYDNRNHVGKYTDEEINKLKELREKHGNDWATIGAALGRSASSVKDRCRLMKDTCNTGKWTEEEERSLAEVVHELTGTDFGDVVTQGVSWASVAELVGTRSEKQCRSKWLNYLNWKQSGGTEWSKEDDINLVHRITELDVEDENDINWDTLAGGWSSVRSPQWLRSKWWTIKRQVVNHKELPFPILLKGLQDVVEAPPSMMNKVVVVGSRSANTSPSPVTALQIPVHIPVQITHVSSSDGTSGTSDSETITLNTGALQTFELLPSFHLQPTGTPGTYFLQTGTNQSLTFSASPTVTLTAAASPSSPDQIILHSLTADTDNVTVQMSHPGIIIQTVTTEDLSDPLSQSELEAEQELVKEQPMNNLNNTDEEEHGEQRSIDTCVEKKTVENSGIVEGAVLMVPSPSNFIPSNENISTDSVLPLGTLTDPILENQEDDSD; translated from the exons ATGAACCCACGAGATGTCCCAGCCACTGTGACCCTTGAAACTGTCAATTCTGTCACATTTACTCAGGACACAGAGGGAAACATAATCCTGCACTGCCCTCAAAATG ACGGGGAGGACTTGGGTTCTGACGAGGCCACTGAACTAGTACACAAACGCCTGCGATTGTCCAATGACGACACAGAGGACGCTCAGGATTCTACCTCAACAGAGTACTCTGTTGTCACCGTACCAAGTGAGAATA TTACAGAAGGTGATGAAAGCTTTGAGGTGACAATGACTGCTACAGAGATGAAAGAAGGGGAGCTGGAACAGGACGATCATTCTCAAACACGG AATAAGGATACTCCTGGCCTACAGATAGCTGAAGATGTATCTGCTGTCAGTCAAGCCTGGTTCACCACGAAAGGGGATAAAGATACACTGGTTAACAAGG GTCACAAATGGAAACAGGGTATGTGGTCAAAAGAGGAGATTGATATTCTGATGGGTAACATAGACAACTACCTGAAG AACCGAGGGATCCAGGACCCTGCCGAGATCATCTTTGAAATGTCCAAAGAGGAGAGAAAAGATTTTTACCGCAGTATAGCATGGGGTCTGAACAGACCACTATTTGCAGTTTACAGACGAGTACTACGTATGTATGACAACCGAAACCACGTTGGCAA ATACACTGATGAGGAGATTAATAAACTGAAAGA GCTAAGGGAGAAACATGGGAATGACTGGGCTACCATTGGGGCGGCACTTGGTCGGAGTGCTTCTTCTGTGAAAGATCGCTGCCGACTCATGAAGGATACATGCAACACCG GCAAATGGaccgaggaggaggagagaagttTGGCAGAGGTGGTCCATGAGTTGACTGGCACAGACTTTGGTGATGTTGTTACTCAGGGCGTCTCTTGGGCATCTGTAGCAGAACTCGTTGGTACTCGCTCGGAGAAACAGTGTCGCTCTAAATGGCTCAATTATCTTAACTGGAAACAGAGTGGCGGCACAGAATGGAGCAAAGAAGATGATATTAATCTTGTTCATAG GATAACTGAGCTGGATGTAGAGGATGAGAATGACATTAATTGGGATACCCTGGCCGGTGGATGGAGCAGCGTTCGCTCGCCTCAGTGGCTCCGCAGCAAATGGTGGACCATCAAAAGACAAGTGGTCAATCACAAAGAACTTCCCTTTCCTA ttttgttaaaaGGCCTGCAGGATGTTGTGGAAGCTCCACCGTCTATGATGAACAAAGTCGTTGTTGTTGGTTCTCGATCTGCTAATACTTCACCCAGCCCTGTTACTGCACTGCAGATCCCAGTCCATATTCCAGTCCAGATTACACATGTCT CTTCCTCAGATGGTACAAGTGGCACCTCAGACAGTGAAACGATCACACTGAACACTGGAGCTTTACAGACATTTGAATTACTACCT TCATTTCACCTGCAGCCCACTGGTACCCCTGGCACATATTTCCTCCAAACAGGAACCAATCAGAGCCTCACATTCTCAGCCAGTCCTACGGTCACACTCACAGCTGCAGCTTCGCCATCATCCCCAGACCAGATTATTTTACACAGCCTCACA GCTGACACTGACAATGTGACAGTTCAGATGTCCCACCCGGGCATCATCATCCAGACAGTGACCACAGAAGACCTCTCTGACcctctcagccaatcagagctGGAAGCAGAGCAGGAGCTTGTGAAGGAACAGCCTATGAACAACTTGAACAACACAGATGAAGAGGAACATGGTGAACAGCGTTCAATAGATACATGTGTAGAAAAG aaaacGGTGGAGAATTCTGGAATAGTTGAAGGAGCTGTGCTTATGGTTCCATCCCCAAGTAACTTTATTCCCTCTAATGAAAATATCAGCACAGATTCTGTCTTACCCCTTGGAACACTGACAG ATCCAATTTTGGAAAACCAGGAGGATGACTCGGACTGA
- the LOC127638699 gene encoding cyclin-D-binding Myb-like transcription factor 1 isoform X1, which translates to MNPRDVPATVTLETVNSVTFTQDTEGNIILHCPQNDGEDLGSDEATELVHKRLRLSNDDTEDAQDSTSTEYSVVTVPSENITEGDESFEVTMTATEMKEGELEQDDHSQTRNKDTPGLQIAEDVSAVSQAWFTTKGDKDTLVNKGHKWKQGMWSKEEIDILMGNIDNYLKNRGIQDPAEIIFEMSKEERKDFYRSIAWGLNRPLFAVYRRVLRMYDNRNHVGKYTDEEINKLKELREKHGNDWATIGAALGRSASSVKDRCRLMKDTCNTGKWTEEEERSLAEVVHELTGTDFGDVVTQGVSWASVAELVGTRSEKQCRSKWLNYLNWKQSGGTEWSKEDDINLVHRITELDVEDENDINWDTLAGGWSSVRSPQWLRSKWWTIKRQVVNHKELPFPILLKGLQDVVEAPPSMMNKVVVVGSRSANTSPSPVTALQIPVHIPVQITHVSSSDGTSGTSDSETITLNTGALQTFELLPSFHLQPTGTPGTYFLQTGTNQSLTFSASPTVTLTAAASPSSPDQIILHSLTNIFPLTLHKADTDNVTVQMSHPGIIIQTVTTEDLSDPLSQSELEAEQELVKEQPMNNLNNTDEEEHGEQRSIDTCVEKKTVENSGIVEGAVLMVPSPSNFIPSNENISTDSVLPLGTLTDPILENQEDDSD; encoded by the exons ATGAACCCACGAGATGTCCCAGCCACTGTGACCCTTGAAACTGTCAATTCTGTCACATTTACTCAGGACACAGAGGGAAACATAATCCTGCACTGCCCTCAAAATG ACGGGGAGGACTTGGGTTCTGACGAGGCCACTGAACTAGTACACAAACGCCTGCGATTGTCCAATGACGACACAGAGGACGCTCAGGATTCTACCTCAACAGAGTACTCTGTTGTCACCGTACCAAGTGAGAATA TTACAGAAGGTGATGAAAGCTTTGAGGTGACAATGACTGCTACAGAGATGAAAGAAGGGGAGCTGGAACAGGACGATCATTCTCAAACACGG AATAAGGATACTCCTGGCCTACAGATAGCTGAAGATGTATCTGCTGTCAGTCAAGCCTGGTTCACCACGAAAGGGGATAAAGATACACTGGTTAACAAGG GTCACAAATGGAAACAGGGTATGTGGTCAAAAGAGGAGATTGATATTCTGATGGGTAACATAGACAACTACCTGAAG AACCGAGGGATCCAGGACCCTGCCGAGATCATCTTTGAAATGTCCAAAGAGGAGAGAAAAGATTTTTACCGCAGTATAGCATGGGGTCTGAACAGACCACTATTTGCAGTTTACAGACGAGTACTACGTATGTATGACAACCGAAACCACGTTGGCAA ATACACTGATGAGGAGATTAATAAACTGAAAGA GCTAAGGGAGAAACATGGGAATGACTGGGCTACCATTGGGGCGGCACTTGGTCGGAGTGCTTCTTCTGTGAAAGATCGCTGCCGACTCATGAAGGATACATGCAACACCG GCAAATGGaccgaggaggaggagagaagttTGGCAGAGGTGGTCCATGAGTTGACTGGCACAGACTTTGGTGATGTTGTTACTCAGGGCGTCTCTTGGGCATCTGTAGCAGAACTCGTTGGTACTCGCTCGGAGAAACAGTGTCGCTCTAAATGGCTCAATTATCTTAACTGGAAACAGAGTGGCGGCACAGAATGGAGCAAAGAAGATGATATTAATCTTGTTCATAG GATAACTGAGCTGGATGTAGAGGATGAGAATGACATTAATTGGGATACCCTGGCCGGTGGATGGAGCAGCGTTCGCTCGCCTCAGTGGCTCCGCAGCAAATGGTGGACCATCAAAAGACAAGTGGTCAATCACAAAGAACTTCCCTTTCCTA ttttgttaaaaGGCCTGCAGGATGTTGTGGAAGCTCCACCGTCTATGATGAACAAAGTCGTTGTTGTTGGTTCTCGATCTGCTAATACTTCACCCAGCCCTGTTACTGCACTGCAGATCCCAGTCCATATTCCAGTCCAGATTACACATGTCT CTTCCTCAGATGGTACAAGTGGCACCTCAGACAGTGAAACGATCACACTGAACACTGGAGCTTTACAGACATTTGAATTACTACCT TCATTTCACCTGCAGCCCACTGGTACCCCTGGCACATATTTCCTCCAAACAGGAACCAATCAGAGCCTCACATTCTCAGCCAGTCCTACGGTCACACTCACAGCTGCAGCTTCGCCATCATCCCCAGACCAGATTATTTTACACAGCCTCACA AATATTTTTCCTCTCACTCTCCATAAGGCTGACACTGACAATGTGACAGTTCAGATGTCCCACCCGGGCATCATCATCCAGACAGTGACCACAGAAGACCTCTCTGACcctctcagccaatcagagctGGAAGCAGAGCAGGAGCTTGTGAAGGAACAGCCTATGAACAACTTGAACAACACAGATGAAGAGGAACATGGTGAACAGCGTTCAATAGATACATGTGTAGAAAAG aaaacGGTGGAGAATTCTGGAATAGTTGAAGGAGCTGTGCTTATGGTTCCATCCCCAAGTAACTTTATTCCCTCTAATGAAAATATCAGCACAGATTCTGTCTTACCCCTTGGAACACTGACAG ATCCAATTTTGGAAAACCAGGAGGATGACTCGGACTGA
- the LOC127638699 gene encoding cyclin-D-binding Myb-like transcription factor 1 isoform X5, which yields MTATEMKEGELEQDDHSQTRNKDTPGLQIAEDVSAVSQAWFTTKGDKDTLVNKGHKWKQGMWSKEEIDILMGNIDNYLKNRGIQDPAEIIFEMSKEERKDFYRSIAWGLNRPLFAVYRRVLRMYDNRNHVGKYTDEEINKLKELREKHGNDWATIGAALGRSASSVKDRCRLMKDTCNTGKWTEEEERSLAEVVHELTGTDFGDVVTQGVSWASVAELVGTRSEKQCRSKWLNYLNWKQSGGTEWSKEDDINLVHRITELDVEDENDINWDTLAGGWSSVRSPQWLRSKWWTIKRQVVNHKELPFPILLKGLQDVVEAPPSMMNKVVVVGSRSANTSPSPVTALQIPVHIPVQITHVSSSDGTSGTSDSETITLNTGALQTFELLPSFHLQPTGTPGTYFLQTGTNQSLTFSASPTVTLTAAASPSSPDQIILHSLTNIFPLTLHKADTDNVTVQMSHPGIIIQTVTTEDLSDPLSQSELEAEQELVKEQPMNNLNNTDEEEHGEQRSIDTCVEKKTVENSGIVEGAVLMVPSPSNFIPSNENISTDSVLPLGTLTDPILENQEDDSD from the exons ATGACTGCTACAGAGATGAAAGAAGGGGAGCTGGAACAGGACGATCATTCTCAAACACGG AATAAGGATACTCCTGGCCTACAGATAGCTGAAGATGTATCTGCTGTCAGTCAAGCCTGGTTCACCACGAAAGGGGATAAAGATACACTGGTTAACAAGG GTCACAAATGGAAACAGGGTATGTGGTCAAAAGAGGAGATTGATATTCTGATGGGTAACATAGACAACTACCTGAAG AACCGAGGGATCCAGGACCCTGCCGAGATCATCTTTGAAATGTCCAAAGAGGAGAGAAAAGATTTTTACCGCAGTATAGCATGGGGTCTGAACAGACCACTATTTGCAGTTTACAGACGAGTACTACGTATGTATGACAACCGAAACCACGTTGGCAA ATACACTGATGAGGAGATTAATAAACTGAAAGA GCTAAGGGAGAAACATGGGAATGACTGGGCTACCATTGGGGCGGCACTTGGTCGGAGTGCTTCTTCTGTGAAAGATCGCTGCCGACTCATGAAGGATACATGCAACACCG GCAAATGGaccgaggaggaggagagaagttTGGCAGAGGTGGTCCATGAGTTGACTGGCACAGACTTTGGTGATGTTGTTACTCAGGGCGTCTCTTGGGCATCTGTAGCAGAACTCGTTGGTACTCGCTCGGAGAAACAGTGTCGCTCTAAATGGCTCAATTATCTTAACTGGAAACAGAGTGGCGGCACAGAATGGAGCAAAGAAGATGATATTAATCTTGTTCATAG GATAACTGAGCTGGATGTAGAGGATGAGAATGACATTAATTGGGATACCCTGGCCGGTGGATGGAGCAGCGTTCGCTCGCCTCAGTGGCTCCGCAGCAAATGGTGGACCATCAAAAGACAAGTGGTCAATCACAAAGAACTTCCCTTTCCTA ttttgttaaaaGGCCTGCAGGATGTTGTGGAAGCTCCACCGTCTATGATGAACAAAGTCGTTGTTGTTGGTTCTCGATCTGCTAATACTTCACCCAGCCCTGTTACTGCACTGCAGATCCCAGTCCATATTCCAGTCCAGATTACACATGTCT CTTCCTCAGATGGTACAAGTGGCACCTCAGACAGTGAAACGATCACACTGAACACTGGAGCTTTACAGACATTTGAATTACTACCT TCATTTCACCTGCAGCCCACTGGTACCCCTGGCACATATTTCCTCCAAACAGGAACCAATCAGAGCCTCACATTCTCAGCCAGTCCTACGGTCACACTCACAGCTGCAGCTTCGCCATCATCCCCAGACCAGATTATTTTACACAGCCTCACA AATATTTTTCCTCTCACTCTCCATAAGGCTGACACTGACAATGTGACAGTTCAGATGTCCCACCCGGGCATCATCATCCAGACAGTGACCACAGAAGACCTCTCTGACcctctcagccaatcagagctGGAAGCAGAGCAGGAGCTTGTGAAGGAACAGCCTATGAACAACTTGAACAACACAGATGAAGAGGAACATGGTGAACAGCGTTCAATAGATACATGTGTAGAAAAG aaaacGGTGGAGAATTCTGGAATAGTTGAAGGAGCTGTGCTTATGGTTCCATCCCCAAGTAACTTTATTCCCTCTAATGAAAATATCAGCACAGATTCTGTCTTACCCCTTGGAACACTGACAG ATCCAATTTTGGAAAACCAGGAGGATGACTCGGACTGA
- the LOC127638699 gene encoding cyclin-D-binding Myb-like transcription factor 1 isoform X4, protein MNPRDVPATVTLETVNSVTFTQDTEGNIILHCPQNDGEDLGSDEATELVHKRLRLSNDDTEDAQDSTSTEYSVVTVPITEGDESFEVTMTATEMKEGELEQDDHSQTRNKDTPGLQIAEDVSAVSQAWFTTKGDKDTLVNKGHKWKQGMWSKEEIDILMGNIDNYLKNRGIQDPAEIIFEMSKEERKDFYRSIAWGLNRPLFAVYRRVLRMYDNRNHVGKYTDEEINKLKELREKHGNDWATIGAALGRSASSVKDRCRLMKDTCNTGKWTEEEERSLAEVVHELTGTDFGDVVTQGVSWASVAELVGTRSEKQCRSKWLNYLNWKQSGGTEWSKEDDINLVHRITELDVEDENDINWDTLAGGWSSVRSPQWLRSKWWTIKRQVVNHKELPFPILLKGLQDVVEAPPSMMNKVVVVGSRSANTSPSPVTALQIPVHIPVQITHVSSSDGTSGTSDSETITLNTGALQTFELLPSFHLQPTGTPGTYFLQTGTNQSLTFSASPTVTLTAAASPSSPDQIILHSLTADTDNVTVQMSHPGIIIQTVTTEDLSDPLSQSELEAEQELVKEQPMNNLNNTDEEEHGEQRSIDTCVEKKTVENSGIVEGAVLMVPSPSNFIPSNENISTDSVLPLGTLTDPILENQEDDSD, encoded by the exons ATGAACCCACGAGATGTCCCAGCCACTGTGACCCTTGAAACTGTCAATTCTGTCACATTTACTCAGGACACAGAGGGAAACATAATCCTGCACTGCCCTCAAAATG ACGGGGAGGACTTGGGTTCTGACGAGGCCACTGAACTAGTACACAAACGCCTGCGATTGTCCAATGACGACACAGAGGACGCTCAGGATTCTACCTCAACAGAGTACTCTGTTGTCACCGTACCAA TTACAGAAGGTGATGAAAGCTTTGAGGTGACAATGACTGCTACAGAGATGAAAGAAGGGGAGCTGGAACAGGACGATCATTCTCAAACACGG AATAAGGATACTCCTGGCCTACAGATAGCTGAAGATGTATCTGCTGTCAGTCAAGCCTGGTTCACCACGAAAGGGGATAAAGATACACTGGTTAACAAGG GTCACAAATGGAAACAGGGTATGTGGTCAAAAGAGGAGATTGATATTCTGATGGGTAACATAGACAACTACCTGAAG AACCGAGGGATCCAGGACCCTGCCGAGATCATCTTTGAAATGTCCAAAGAGGAGAGAAAAGATTTTTACCGCAGTATAGCATGGGGTCTGAACAGACCACTATTTGCAGTTTACAGACGAGTACTACGTATGTATGACAACCGAAACCACGTTGGCAA ATACACTGATGAGGAGATTAATAAACTGAAAGA GCTAAGGGAGAAACATGGGAATGACTGGGCTACCATTGGGGCGGCACTTGGTCGGAGTGCTTCTTCTGTGAAAGATCGCTGCCGACTCATGAAGGATACATGCAACACCG GCAAATGGaccgaggaggaggagagaagttTGGCAGAGGTGGTCCATGAGTTGACTGGCACAGACTTTGGTGATGTTGTTACTCAGGGCGTCTCTTGGGCATCTGTAGCAGAACTCGTTGGTACTCGCTCGGAGAAACAGTGTCGCTCTAAATGGCTCAATTATCTTAACTGGAAACAGAGTGGCGGCACAGAATGGAGCAAAGAAGATGATATTAATCTTGTTCATAG GATAACTGAGCTGGATGTAGAGGATGAGAATGACATTAATTGGGATACCCTGGCCGGTGGATGGAGCAGCGTTCGCTCGCCTCAGTGGCTCCGCAGCAAATGGTGGACCATCAAAAGACAAGTGGTCAATCACAAAGAACTTCCCTTTCCTA ttttgttaaaaGGCCTGCAGGATGTTGTGGAAGCTCCACCGTCTATGATGAACAAAGTCGTTGTTGTTGGTTCTCGATCTGCTAATACTTCACCCAGCCCTGTTACTGCACTGCAGATCCCAGTCCATATTCCAGTCCAGATTACACATGTCT CTTCCTCAGATGGTACAAGTGGCACCTCAGACAGTGAAACGATCACACTGAACACTGGAGCTTTACAGACATTTGAATTACTACCT TCATTTCACCTGCAGCCCACTGGTACCCCTGGCACATATTTCCTCCAAACAGGAACCAATCAGAGCCTCACATTCTCAGCCAGTCCTACGGTCACACTCACAGCTGCAGCTTCGCCATCATCCCCAGACCAGATTATTTTACACAGCCTCACA GCTGACACTGACAATGTGACAGTTCAGATGTCCCACCCGGGCATCATCATCCAGACAGTGACCACAGAAGACCTCTCTGACcctctcagccaatcagagctGGAAGCAGAGCAGGAGCTTGTGAAGGAACAGCCTATGAACAACTTGAACAACACAGATGAAGAGGAACATGGTGAACAGCGTTCAATAGATACATGTGTAGAAAAG aaaacGGTGGAGAATTCTGGAATAGTTGAAGGAGCTGTGCTTATGGTTCCATCCCCAAGTAACTTTATTCCCTCTAATGAAAATATCAGCACAGATTCTGTCTTACCCCTTGGAACACTGACAG ATCCAATTTTGGAAAACCAGGAGGATGACTCGGACTGA
- the LOC127638699 gene encoding cyclin-D-binding Myb-like transcription factor 1 isoform X2, whose protein sequence is MNPRDVPATVTLETVNSVTFTQDTEGNIILHCPQNDGEDLGSDEATELVHKRLRLSNDDTEDAQDSTSTEYSVVTVPITEGDESFEVTMTATEMKEGELEQDDHSQTRNKDTPGLQIAEDVSAVSQAWFTTKGDKDTLVNKGHKWKQGMWSKEEIDILMGNIDNYLKNRGIQDPAEIIFEMSKEERKDFYRSIAWGLNRPLFAVYRRVLRMYDNRNHVGKYTDEEINKLKELREKHGNDWATIGAALGRSASSVKDRCRLMKDTCNTGKWTEEEERSLAEVVHELTGTDFGDVVTQGVSWASVAELVGTRSEKQCRSKWLNYLNWKQSGGTEWSKEDDINLVHRITELDVEDENDINWDTLAGGWSSVRSPQWLRSKWWTIKRQVVNHKELPFPILLKGLQDVVEAPPSMMNKVVVVGSRSANTSPSPVTALQIPVHIPVQITHVSSSDGTSGTSDSETITLNTGALQTFELLPSFHLQPTGTPGTYFLQTGTNQSLTFSASPTVTLTAAASPSSPDQIILHSLTNIFPLTLHKADTDNVTVQMSHPGIIIQTVTTEDLSDPLSQSELEAEQELVKEQPMNNLNNTDEEEHGEQRSIDTCVEKKTVENSGIVEGAVLMVPSPSNFIPSNENISTDSVLPLGTLTDPILENQEDDSD, encoded by the exons ATGAACCCACGAGATGTCCCAGCCACTGTGACCCTTGAAACTGTCAATTCTGTCACATTTACTCAGGACACAGAGGGAAACATAATCCTGCACTGCCCTCAAAATG ACGGGGAGGACTTGGGTTCTGACGAGGCCACTGAACTAGTACACAAACGCCTGCGATTGTCCAATGACGACACAGAGGACGCTCAGGATTCTACCTCAACAGAGTACTCTGTTGTCACCGTACCAA TTACAGAAGGTGATGAAAGCTTTGAGGTGACAATGACTGCTACAGAGATGAAAGAAGGGGAGCTGGAACAGGACGATCATTCTCAAACACGG AATAAGGATACTCCTGGCCTACAGATAGCTGAAGATGTATCTGCTGTCAGTCAAGCCTGGTTCACCACGAAAGGGGATAAAGATACACTGGTTAACAAGG GTCACAAATGGAAACAGGGTATGTGGTCAAAAGAGGAGATTGATATTCTGATGGGTAACATAGACAACTACCTGAAG AACCGAGGGATCCAGGACCCTGCCGAGATCATCTTTGAAATGTCCAAAGAGGAGAGAAAAGATTTTTACCGCAGTATAGCATGGGGTCTGAACAGACCACTATTTGCAGTTTACAGACGAGTACTACGTATGTATGACAACCGAAACCACGTTGGCAA ATACACTGATGAGGAGATTAATAAACTGAAAGA GCTAAGGGAGAAACATGGGAATGACTGGGCTACCATTGGGGCGGCACTTGGTCGGAGTGCTTCTTCTGTGAAAGATCGCTGCCGACTCATGAAGGATACATGCAACACCG GCAAATGGaccgaggaggaggagagaagttTGGCAGAGGTGGTCCATGAGTTGACTGGCACAGACTTTGGTGATGTTGTTACTCAGGGCGTCTCTTGGGCATCTGTAGCAGAACTCGTTGGTACTCGCTCGGAGAAACAGTGTCGCTCTAAATGGCTCAATTATCTTAACTGGAAACAGAGTGGCGGCACAGAATGGAGCAAAGAAGATGATATTAATCTTGTTCATAG GATAACTGAGCTGGATGTAGAGGATGAGAATGACATTAATTGGGATACCCTGGCCGGTGGATGGAGCAGCGTTCGCTCGCCTCAGTGGCTCCGCAGCAAATGGTGGACCATCAAAAGACAAGTGGTCAATCACAAAGAACTTCCCTTTCCTA ttttgttaaaaGGCCTGCAGGATGTTGTGGAAGCTCCACCGTCTATGATGAACAAAGTCGTTGTTGTTGGTTCTCGATCTGCTAATACTTCACCCAGCCCTGTTACTGCACTGCAGATCCCAGTCCATATTCCAGTCCAGATTACACATGTCT CTTCCTCAGATGGTACAAGTGGCACCTCAGACAGTGAAACGATCACACTGAACACTGGAGCTTTACAGACATTTGAATTACTACCT TCATTTCACCTGCAGCCCACTGGTACCCCTGGCACATATTTCCTCCAAACAGGAACCAATCAGAGCCTCACATTCTCAGCCAGTCCTACGGTCACACTCACAGCTGCAGCTTCGCCATCATCCCCAGACCAGATTATTTTACACAGCCTCACA AATATTTTTCCTCTCACTCTCCATAAGGCTGACACTGACAATGTGACAGTTCAGATGTCCCACCCGGGCATCATCATCCAGACAGTGACCACAGAAGACCTCTCTGACcctctcagccaatcagagctGGAAGCAGAGCAGGAGCTTGTGAAGGAACAGCCTATGAACAACTTGAACAACACAGATGAAGAGGAACATGGTGAACAGCGTTCAATAGATACATGTGTAGAAAAG aaaacGGTGGAGAATTCTGGAATAGTTGAAGGAGCTGTGCTTATGGTTCCATCCCCAAGTAACTTTATTCCCTCTAATGAAAATATCAGCACAGATTCTGTCTTACCCCTTGGAACACTGACAG ATCCAATTTTGGAAAACCAGGAGGATGACTCGGACTGA